A single region of the Streptomyces sp. NBC_01803 genome encodes:
- a CDS encoding ArsR/SmtB family transcription factor yields MHADIEDFHVPESEVVDRASELLRILSDPTRLRLLYALAQGETNVACLAEIVGANPAAVSQHLSKLRLSGAVKARRQGTFMYYTVADPAIHSVLRAVLGEDAPEPAAPAPAPAPARA; encoded by the coding sequence ATGCATGCGGATATCGAGGATTTCCATGTCCCGGAGTCCGAGGTCGTGGACCGGGCGAGCGAGCTGCTGCGCATCCTCAGCGACCCCACACGGCTACGTCTGCTGTACGCGCTCGCCCAGGGCGAGACCAATGTGGCCTGCCTGGCCGAGATCGTCGGGGCCAACCCGGCGGCGGTGAGCCAGCACCTGTCCAAGCTGCGGCTGTCCGGCGCGGTCAAGGCCCGCCGGCAGGGCACGTTCATGTACTACACGGTGGCCGATCCGGCCATCCACAGCGTGCTGCGGGCCGTGCTCGGGGAAGACGCGCCCGAGCCCGCGGCACCGGCACCGGCACCGGCACCGGCCCGCGCGTAG
- a CDS encoding GntR family transcriptional regulator, producing MTEGVPGLVPIARRSTSSLILDQLRERIVDGTFPAGSQVAEAQLAATFGISRGPVREALQRLIQEGLLVNIRNRGVFVVELGPIDVEDLFFSRRLIERQAAGLLWKSKDERHLARLRESAEDMAAVPAAEWSRLVERDLAFHESLVASADSPRLTRMFATLAAETRICLSNLPVREPRPDLLAEEHRGLVALLRDGGEASLLAALDSHLDSSLRRLTARD from the coding sequence GTGACCGAAGGGGTGCCGGGCCTGGTCCCGATCGCGCGGCGCAGCACGTCAAGTCTCATTCTGGACCAGCTCCGTGAGCGCATCGTGGACGGCACTTTCCCCGCGGGCAGCCAGGTGGCGGAGGCGCAGCTCGCGGCGACGTTCGGCATCAGCCGGGGACCGGTGCGGGAAGCTCTCCAGCGGCTGATCCAGGAGGGCTTGCTCGTCAACATCAGGAACCGCGGCGTCTTCGTCGTGGAGCTGGGTCCCATCGACGTCGAGGATCTTTTCTTCTCCCGCCGCCTCATCGAGCGGCAGGCGGCCGGGCTGCTCTGGAAGAGCAAGGACGAGCGTCATCTGGCCCGTCTCCGGGAGTCGGCCGAGGACATGGCCGCCGTCCCGGCCGCGGAGTGGAGCCGGCTCGTGGAGCGGGATCTGGCCTTTCATGAAAGCCTCGTCGCGTCCGCCGACAGCCCCCGCCTCACCCGGATGTTCGCCACGCTCGCCGCGGAGACCCGCATCTGCCTGTCGAACCTGCCGGTCCGTGAGCCGCGTCCGGACCTCCTCGCCGAGGAGCATCGCGGCCTGGTCGCCCTGCTCCGCGACGGTGGTGAGGCGTCACTTCTCGCCGCTCTCGACAGCCACCTCGACTCGTCGCTGCGTCGGCTGACCGCGCGGGATTGA
- a CDS encoding aldehyde dehydrogenase family protein produces MEPAKVAVAVPLSSSPLAVTAPWQPPAGALWGGVWRDGETSFTVHDPEDGSRLGSVTDASAAEVGAAVEAVAAAVHSGQPWPAWRRREALQRAAALLGQRRVTLAELISREGSKTVREADAEVSRAAETLRLSAEQAGRLTGETLPFDDTARGAGRLGWYTREPVGVVAAITPFNDPLNLVAHKLGPALVAGNGVVLKPAEATPLTALAFAAVLLDAGIPADRLAVVPGTGARAGQALVGHPLVDLVSFTGGHRTGDAVARAAGAKKTLMELGGNNCVLVLHDADPVRAARAVVAGAFGVAGQNCLSVQRVLVAAPLVDRFTDEVVAATGLLRVGSKRDPRTDVGPLITEREAARVALWVEEALTDGAVLRAGGRREGAFHWPTVLTGVPAAARLMVEEVFGPVLAIDAFDTVDEAVARANGTAFGLQAGVFTAGLDTALAVAERLRVGAVMINDSSDFRIDAMPFGGPKRSGVGREGVRYAVEAMTEPKIVAVRRD; encoded by the coding sequence ATGGAACCGGCGAAGGTCGCCGTGGCCGTCCCGCTGTCGTCATCGCCCCTGGCGGTGACGGCCCCCTGGCAGCCGCCGGCCGGCGCGCTGTGGGGCGGCGTGTGGCGCGACGGCGAGACCTCGTTCACCGTCCACGACCCCGAGGACGGCAGCCGGCTCGGCTCGGTGACGGATGCCAGTGCGGCCGAGGTGGGCGCGGCGGTGGAGGCCGTGGCCGCCGCCGTCCACTCCGGTCAGCCGTGGCCGGCGTGGCGCCGCCGCGAGGCGCTCCAGCGGGCCGCCGCCCTGCTCGGGCAGCGCCGGGTGACGCTGGCCGAGCTGATATCCCGGGAGGGCAGCAAGACGGTGCGGGAGGCGGACGCCGAGGTGTCCCGGGCCGCCGAGACGCTGCGGCTCTCCGCCGAACAGGCCGGCCGCCTCACCGGTGAGACGCTGCCCTTCGACGACACGGCGCGGGGCGCCGGCCGCCTCGGCTGGTACACCCGCGAGCCGGTCGGCGTGGTGGCGGCCATCACGCCGTTCAACGACCCGCTCAACCTGGTCGCCCACAAGCTGGGCCCCGCGCTGGTCGCGGGAAACGGCGTGGTGCTGAAGCCCGCCGAGGCGACGCCGCTGACCGCGCTGGCCTTCGCCGCCGTCCTGCTCGACGCCGGGATTCCCGCCGACCGGCTCGCCGTGGTCCCGGGCACCGGCGCCCGGGCGGGCCAGGCCCTGGTCGGCCACCCGCTGGTCGATCTGGTCTCCTTCACCGGCGGCCACCGGACGGGTGACGCCGTGGCGCGGGCGGCCGGGGCGAAGAAGACCCTGATGGAGCTGGGCGGCAACAACTGCGTGCTCGTCCTCCATGACGCCGACCCGGTCCGCGCCGCGCGGGCCGTCGTGGCCGGTGCCTTCGGCGTGGCCGGTCAGAACTGCCTGTCGGTGCAGCGCGTCCTCGTCGCGGCACCGCTCGTGGACCGGTTCACCGACGAGGTGGTGGCCGCGACCGGGCTGCTGCGGGTGGGCAGCAAGCGGGACCCCCGCACCGACGTCGGCCCGCTCATCACCGAGCGCGAGGCCGCGCGGGTGGCGCTGTGGGTCGAGGAGGCGCTGACCGACGGTGCCGTGCTGCGCGCGGGCGGGCGCCGGGAGGGAGCGTTCCACTGGCCGACCGTCCTCACCGGTGTCCCCGCCGCTGCCCGGCTGATGGTGGAGGAGGTCTTCGGACCGGTACTGGCCATCGACGCGTTCGACACCGTGGACGAGGCCGTGGCCCGGGCCAACGGCACCGCGTTCGGGCTCCAGGCGGGGGTGTTCACGGCCGGCCTCGACACCGCTCTGGCCGTCGCGGAACGGCTCCGGGTCGGCGCGGTCATGATCAACGACAGCAGCGACTTCCGGATCGACGCCATGCCGTTCGGCGGCCCGAAGCGGTCCGGTGTCGGCCGGGAGGGGGTGCGTTACGCGGTCGAGGCCATGACGGAGCCGAAGATCGTCGCGGTCCGCCGCGACTGA
- a CDS encoding cation diffusion facilitator family transporter produces MSADQHPHPHPHPHAEGHDGHGHPHADHEHPHADQGHAHGEHEHPHGEHPHGDHEHPHADQGHAHGEHEHPHGEHPHGEHGHGHAHGGHGHDHGEHGHDHPGGLRGFLLEIFRPHSHDAADSTDDALESSAEGIRALKISLVALMVTALLQVVVVVISGSVALLADTIHNFSDALTALPLWFAFALSARAASRRYTYGYGRSEDLAGIFIVLMIATSAVVAGWESVDRLLDPRDLDNVWLVAAAGAIGFIGNELVAKYRISVGRRIGSAALVADGLHARTDGFTSLAVVFGALGVWLGFPLADPIVGLLVTVMILMVLRGAARDIFRRLMDAVDPDAVTAAEETISRVPGVVEVEAFRMRWIGHRLHGEAAIAVDCGSTVVEGHDIAQEVRHRLLHSVPKLEDVMVHVSPCSHEDHDYHARSAHHFQRAS; encoded by the coding sequence ATGTCCGCGGACCAGCACCCCCACCCGCACCCGCACCCTCACGCGGAGGGCCACGACGGCCACGGCCACCCGCACGCCGACCACGAGCACCCGCACGCCGACCAAGGCCACGCGCACGGGGAGCACGAGCACCCGCACGGGGAGCACCCGCACGGGGACCACGAGCACCCGCACGCCGACCAAGGCCACGCGCACGGGGAGCACGAGCACCCGCACGGGGAGCACCCGCACGGGGAGCACGGCCACGGGCACGCGCACGGCGGCCACGGCCACGACCACGGGGAGCACGGGCACGACCACCCGGGCGGGCTGCGCGGCTTCCTGCTGGAGATCTTCCGCCCGCACAGCCACGACGCGGCCGACTCGACCGACGACGCCCTGGAGTCCTCCGCGGAGGGCATCCGCGCCCTGAAGATCAGCCTGGTCGCCCTGATGGTGACCGCGCTCCTCCAGGTCGTCGTGGTCGTGATCTCCGGCTCGGTCGCCCTCCTCGCCGACACGATCCACAACTTCTCGGACGCGCTGACCGCGCTGCCGCTCTGGTTCGCCTTCGCCCTCAGCGCCCGCGCCGCCTCCCGCCGCTACACCTATGGCTACGGCCGCTCCGAGGACCTGGCCGGCATCTTCATCGTGCTGATGATCGCCACCTCCGCCGTCGTGGCCGGGTGGGAGTCCGTCGACCGGCTGCTGGACCCGCGCGATCTGGACAATGTCTGGCTCGTCGCGGCGGCCGGCGCCATCGGCTTCATCGGTAACGAGCTGGTCGCCAAGTACCGCATCAGCGTGGGCCGCAGGATCGGTTCCGCCGCCCTGGTGGCCGACGGCCTGCACGCCCGCACCGACGGATTCACCTCCCTGGCCGTGGTCTTCGGAGCGCTCGGCGTCTGGCTCGGCTTCCCCCTCGCCGACCCCATCGTGGGCCTGCTCGTCACCGTCATGATCCTCATGGTGCTCCGCGGCGCCGCGCGGGACATCTTCCGCAGGCTGATGGACGCCGTCGATCCCGACGCCGTGACCGCCGCCGAGGAGACCATCAGCCGCGTCCCCGGCGTGGTCGAGGTGGAGGCGTTCCGCATGCGCTGGATCGGTCACCGGTTGCACGGGGAGGCCGCGATCGCCGTGGACTGCGGCAGCACCGTTGTCGAGGGGCACGACATCGCCCAGGAGGTCCGGCACCGGCTCCTGCACTCCGTGCCCAAGCTGGAGGACGTGATGGTCCATGTCAGCCCGTGCAGCCACGAGGACCACGACTACCACGCCCGTTCCGCCCACCACTTCCAGCGAGCGTCCTGA
- a CDS encoding ABC transporter ATP-binding protein, giving the protein MTAHPSVSAPPLLSVEHVVKHFPVGGGPLFGRRQKVHSVDDVSFTVRAGEVLGLVGESGCGKSTLARVVLGLAGTDAGRVMFDGTDVAGRRGAARKALRRSMQLVFQDPYAALDPRMRLGTSLDAPLAQHGIGTGEERRARILEVLGQVGLDESFLDRRPAQCSGGQLQRVVVARALLLGPRFLVCDEPTSALDASIRAQILNLLVELKERLGLTLLIISHDLRVVRHICDRVAVMYLGEIIEVAPRDELFERPAHPYTQALLAASLPEQPGAETDFGTLRGEPPSPIDPPAGCRFRRRCPMARERCATEAPAPREAGPGHSVSCHYWNTTENPVQNPVQNPVQNPVQNPTPTPK; this is encoded by the coding sequence GTGACGGCCCACCCGTCGGTCTCCGCGCCGCCGTTGCTGAGCGTGGAGCACGTGGTCAAGCACTTTCCGGTCGGCGGCGGCCCGTTGTTCGGCCGGCGGCAGAAGGTGCACTCGGTCGACGACGTCTCCTTCACCGTCCGGGCCGGTGAAGTGCTCGGGCTGGTCGGCGAGTCGGGCTGCGGGAAGAGCACCCTGGCGCGGGTGGTCCTCGGGCTGGCGGGGACCGACGCGGGGCGCGTCATGTTCGACGGCACCGACGTCGCCGGGCGCAGGGGCGCCGCGCGCAAGGCCCTGCGGCGGTCCATGCAACTCGTCTTCCAGGACCCCTACGCCGCTCTCGACCCGCGGATGCGGCTGGGCACCAGCCTCGACGCCCCGCTGGCCCAGCACGGCATCGGCACCGGCGAGGAGCGGCGGGCCCGCATCCTGGAGGTGCTGGGACAGGTCGGCCTGGACGAGTCGTTTCTCGACCGCCGCCCGGCCCAGTGCTCCGGCGGGCAGTTGCAGCGCGTGGTGGTGGCGCGGGCGCTGCTGCTCGGACCGCGCTTCCTCGTGTGCGACGAGCCGACCTCGGCGCTTGACGCGTCGATCCGGGCGCAGATCCTCAACCTTCTGGTCGAGCTGAAGGAACGCCTCGGCCTCACCCTGCTGATCATCTCCCACGACCTGCGCGTCGTACGCCACATCTGCGACCGGGTCGCCGTCATGTACCTGGGCGAGATCATCGAAGTCGCGCCCCGCGACGAGCTGTTCGAGCGGCCCGCCCACCCGTACACCCAGGCACTGCTCGCCGCCTCGCTGCCGGAACAGCCCGGTGCGGAGACGGACTTCGGCACCCTGCGCGGTGAACCGCCCAGCCCCATAGACCCGCCCGCCGGATGCCGCTTCCGCCGCCGCTGCCCGATGGCTCGCGAGCGCTGCGCCACCGAGGCTCCCGCGCCCCGGGAGGCGGGGCCCGGCCACTCCGTCTCCTGTCACTACTGGAACACCACCGAGAACCCGGTCCAGAACCCGGTCCAGAACCCGGTCCAGAATCCGGTCCAGAACCCGACCCCGACCCCGAAATGA
- a CDS encoding ABC transporter ATP-binding protein: MYRRQHDERTPGPANGPDGDISLEVRDLRVEFTGTTPTKAVEGLDLTVRRGEIVALVGESGSGKSVTARAVMGLLPAGARVTEGSIALDGENVVGLPARRMDAIRGKRVAMLFQQPKAMLDPTATVRDQVAEPLWLHGGLSRRQAGKRVPALLADVGIPEPERRAGAYAHQLSGGMAQRVMIAAALAGDPGLLIADEPTTALDVTVQAQILRLLKLKQRESGMSVLLITHDLGIVASIADRVAVMYAGRIVEDGTTADLFADPQHPYTQALMKASLLEQEQNRLYTIPGSATQSRALHQGCRFRPRCTVAEGLGIAKNCESREPTLHACGTGHRSRCWIPTPEVVTA, encoded by the coding sequence ATCTCACTCGAAGTCCGGGATCTGCGCGTGGAGTTCACCGGCACCACCCCCACCAAGGCCGTCGAGGGCCTCGATCTCACCGTCCGGCGCGGCGAGATCGTCGCCCTCGTCGGGGAGTCGGGCTCGGGGAAGAGCGTCACGGCGCGCGCCGTGATGGGACTGCTTCCCGCCGGCGCCCGTGTCACCGAGGGCTCCATCGCCCTCGACGGCGAGAACGTGGTGGGCCTGCCCGCCCGCCGCATGGACGCGATCCGCGGGAAGCGGGTGGCCATGCTCTTCCAACAGCCCAAGGCCATGCTCGACCCGACGGCCACCGTGCGCGACCAGGTGGCCGAGCCGCTGTGGCTGCACGGCGGGCTCAGCCGCCGTCAGGCCGGGAAACGGGTGCCCGCACTGCTCGCCGACGTCGGCATCCCCGAGCCCGAACGCCGGGCGGGGGCCTACGCGCACCAGCTCTCCGGCGGCATGGCCCAGCGCGTGATGATCGCCGCCGCCCTGGCCGGCGACCCCGGCCTGCTCATCGCGGACGAGCCCACCACCGCGCTGGACGTCACCGTGCAGGCCCAGATCCTGCGGCTGCTGAAGCTCAAGCAGCGCGAGTCGGGCATGTCGGTCCTGCTGATCACCCACGATCTCGGCATCGTCGCCTCGATCGCGGACCGGGTCGCGGTCATGTACGCCGGCCGCATCGTGGAGGACGGCACCACCGCCGACCTCTTCGCCGATCCCCAACACCCCTACACCCAGGCCCTGATGAAGGCATCCCTGCTCGAACAGGAGCAGAACCGGCTCTACACCATCCCGGGCAGCGCCACCCAGTCCCGCGCCCTGCACCAGGGCTGCCGCTTCCGGCCGCGCTGTACGGTCGCGGAGGGCCTGGGCATCGCCAAGAACTGCGAGAGCCGCGAGCCGACGCTGCACGCCTGCGGCACCGGCCACCGCTCCCGATGCTGGATCCCCACACCCGAGGTGGTGACGGCGTGA